The Nesterenkonia xinjiangensis genome contains a region encoding:
- the aroA gene encoding 3-phosphoshikimate 1-carboxyvinyltransferase, whose translation MPPTPWPAPRAGAPVRGEVVVPASKSLTNRLLLLAALADGPCLVINALESRDSALMLAALEQLGAGVEHISDPAGTGEQAVRITPLPLDQAAHPSAGHPSVAHAPEVRVDCGLAGTVMRFLPAVAALTGRTVHFDGDPEARVRPMGAVLQGLAELGVAVTGDAGSAPGGSSKPASQAPSTLPFTLHSPGGLDGGEAAIDASASSQFVSGLLLAAPRMTKGLTLRHSGTSVPSLEHVEMTMTVLEQLGVTVSSPQPFTWRVEPGPIPAFTVRVEPDLSNAGPFLCAAAVTGGEVVMRGWPKTSTQIGRRWTRLLADFGAAISTTEEAGGETLTLTVRGPQRLTTPGTVDGTAELTPTVAALAALCEGETTFTSVAHLRGHETDRIAALAAEIRRLGGEAEETDDGFRVLSPISHGGLVRSYADHRMATFAAVLGLVVDEVEVEDIGCTAKTMPTFPQLWQDLVSSGHSGDAETP comes from the coding sequence GTGCCCCCGACCCCGTGGCCTGCGCCGCGTGCGGGGGCACCGGTGCGTGGAGAGGTCGTCGTCCCGGCCTCGAAGTCGCTGACGAATCGACTCCTGCTGCTGGCCGCGCTGGCCGACGGACCCTGCCTGGTGATCAACGCCCTGGAATCGCGCGACTCCGCCCTGATGCTCGCTGCCCTGGAGCAGCTCGGCGCCGGGGTGGAGCACATCTCGGACCCGGCGGGCACCGGCGAGCAGGCCGTGCGGATCACCCCGCTGCCGCTGGACCAGGCCGCCCACCCCTCCGCCGGGCACCCCTCCGTCGCACACGCCCCAGAGGTCCGGGTGGACTGCGGCCTGGCCGGCACCGTGATGCGGTTCCTGCCGGCTGTCGCCGCACTGACCGGCAGGACCGTGCACTTCGACGGCGACCCGGAGGCCCGGGTGCGCCCCATGGGGGCCGTGCTCCAGGGCCTGGCCGAGCTCGGCGTCGCGGTGACCGGGGACGCTGGATCCGCCCCGGGAGGGTCCTCGAAGCCAGCTTCCCAGGCCCCCTCCACGCTGCCGTTCACCTTGCACTCCCCCGGCGGGCTCGACGGCGGCGAGGCAGCCATCGACGCCTCGGCGTCCTCACAGTTCGTCTCCGGCCTGCTGCTGGCCGCTCCTCGCATGACCAAGGGCCTGACCCTGCGGCACTCGGGCACCTCCGTGCCGTCACTGGAGCACGTGGAGATGACCATGACGGTCCTGGAGCAGCTCGGTGTGACGGTCAGCTCCCCGCAGCCCTTCACCTGGCGGGTGGAGCCTGGACCGATTCCGGCCTTCACCGTCCGGGTGGAGCCCGATCTCTCCAACGCCGGTCCCTTCCTCTGCGCGGCCGCCGTCACCGGCGGCGAGGTGGTCATGCGCGGCTGGCCGAAGACCTCCACACAGATCGGACGCCGCTGGACCCGCCTGCTGGCGGACTTCGGCGCAGCGATCTCCACCACCGAGGAGGCCGGCGGGGAGACTCTGACGCTGACCGTCCGCGGGCCGCAGCGGCTCACCACGCCGGGCACCGTCGACGGCACTGCGGAACTCACCCCCACCGTGGCGGCGCTGGCGGCCCTGTGCGAGGGCGAGACGACGTTCACCTCGGTAGCTCACCTGCGAGGCCATGAGACGGACCGCATCGCCGCCCTGGCGGCGGAGATCCGCCGTCTGGGGGGCGAGGCCGAGGAGACCGACGACGGATTCCGGGTCCTGTCCCCCATCTCACACGGTGGGCTGGTGCGAAGCTATGCCGACCACCGGATGGCCACCTTCGCCGCCGTCCTGGGTCTGGTGGTCGACGAGGTGGAGGTCGAGGACATCGGCTGCACCGCGAAGACCATGCCGACCTTCCCGCAGCTGTGGCAGGACCTGGTCAGCTCCGGCCACTCGGGAGACGCTGAGACGCCATGA
- a CDS encoding GuaB1 family IMP dehydrogenase-related protein — protein MKFINEPTTDLTYADVFLIPSRSEAMSRMEVDISADDGTGSATPLVAANMTAVTGRRMVETMARRGGLGVLPQDIPLEVIRQVAEWVKSCHPVFETPLKVGPQDTLLDVIHLLDKRNHRSVCVVDEDLRLAGIVNAEDGEGQDRFSSVGSVMRMPQVRFTTSELGLEEHADVQDSQALDAGLRQAFLAMDESGCDYAPVTTADGTLAGVLTPRGALRSTLFAPNLDASGRLKVAAAVGINGDVASKTEGLLDAGVDVLVVDTAHGHQRKMFEALGTVRRVVDARGEDAARVPVVAGNVVTAEGVRELIEAGADIVKVGVGPGAMCTTRMMTAVGRPQFSAVLECAAAARALGRHIWADGGVRHPRDIALALAAGASQVMVGSWFAGTFESPGDLITEADGRRYKESYGMASARAVQHRTAGEDAFARARKGLFEEGISSSKMYLDPQSPGVEDLLDTITAGVRSSMTYAGARDLAQFHERSVAGVQSAAGYEEGKPVPTTW, from the coding sequence ATGAAGTTCATCAACGAGCCCACCACCGATCTGACCTATGCGGATGTGTTCCTGATCCCATCCCGGTCCGAGGCGATGTCTCGCATGGAGGTGGACATCTCCGCCGACGACGGCACCGGATCCGCCACTCCGCTGGTGGCGGCCAACATGACCGCCGTGACCGGGCGCCGGATGGTGGAGACCATGGCCCGCCGCGGCGGGCTGGGAGTGCTGCCCCAGGACATCCCGCTGGAGGTCATCCGTCAGGTGGCCGAATGGGTGAAGTCCTGCCACCCGGTCTTCGAGACTCCGTTGAAGGTCGGACCGCAGGACACCCTCCTCGACGTGATCCACCTGCTGGACAAGCGCAACCATCGTTCGGTCTGCGTGGTGGACGAGGACCTCCGGCTGGCCGGGATCGTCAACGCCGAGGACGGGGAGGGTCAAGACCGCTTCTCCTCCGTGGGCTCCGTGATGCGGATGCCCCAGGTGCGGTTCACGACCTCGGAGCTCGGTCTGGAGGAGCATGCGGACGTGCAGGATTCCCAGGCCCTCGATGCGGGGCTGCGACAGGCCTTCCTCGCGATGGACGAGTCCGGCTGCGACTATGCGCCGGTGACCACCGCCGACGGGACCCTGGCGGGGGTGCTCACTCCGCGGGGCGCGCTGCGTTCCACGCTCTTCGCGCCCAACCTCGACGCCTCAGGCCGGCTCAAGGTGGCCGCCGCCGTGGGGATCAACGGTGACGTCGCCAGCAAGACCGAGGGCCTGCTCGACGCCGGTGTGGACGTGCTGGTGGTCGACACCGCCCATGGGCACCAGCGCAAGATGTTCGAGGCGCTGGGCACGGTGCGTCGGGTGGTCGACGCTCGGGGCGAGGACGCGGCCCGCGTACCGGTGGTGGCCGGCAACGTGGTCACGGCCGAGGGTGTGCGTGAGCTGATCGAGGCCGGGGCCGACATCGTCAAGGTCGGGGTCGGTCCGGGCGCGATGTGCACGACCCGGATGATGACGGCGGTCGGCCGGCCGCAGTTCTCCGCCGTCCTCGAGTGTGCAGCCGCAGCCCGAGCGCTGGGGCGGCACATCTGGGCCGACGGAGGCGTCCGGCACCCTCGAGACATCGCCCTCGCCTTGGCCGCCGGCGCCTCCCAGGTCATGGTCGGCTCGTGGTTCGCCGGCACCTTCGAGAGTCCCGGCGACCTCATCACCGAGGCCGACGGGCGTCGCTACAAGGAGAGTTACGGCATGGCCTCCGCCCGCGCGGTGCAGCACCGCACCGCCGGTGAGGACGCCTTCGCCCGGGCGCGGAAAGGGCTCTTCGAGGAGGGCATCTCCTCCTCGAAGATGTACCTGGACCCGCAGTCCCCCGGAGTGGAGGATCTGCTGGACACGATCACCGCCGGGGTGCGCTCGTCGATGACCTATGCCGGGGCCCGCGACCTCGCCCAGTTCCATGAGCGGTCCGTCGCCGGGGTGCAGTCCGCGGCAGGCTACGAGGAGGGCAAGCCGGTGCCCACCACGTGGTGA
- a CDS encoding GDSL-type esterase/lipase family protein — protein sequence MDRSIRIVAVGNELLTGAGDPRALGWLGRVLAKTPTESVQLEPYVLAMPGEGTEALSHRWQAEAAPRFGEDTENHLIVALNDIDLDSTTSSARSRLNLANILDRASQEGIRCLVVGPPPGLDPERNQRLAELNTAYQDVASRRSHVYVDTLTPLVQHEQWRHDLAANDGVPGQAGYGLIAWLVLHRGWYQWLGLREPAA from the coding sequence GTGGATCGCAGCATCAGAATCGTCGCCGTCGGCAATGAGCTTCTCACCGGAGCGGGGGACCCCCGCGCGCTGGGGTGGCTCGGCCGCGTGCTGGCGAAGACCCCCACGGAATCCGTGCAGCTGGAACCCTATGTGCTGGCCATGCCCGGGGAGGGTACCGAAGCGCTCTCCCACCGCTGGCAGGCCGAGGCCGCCCCGAGGTTCGGCGAGGACACCGAGAACCACCTGATCGTGGCCCTGAACGACATCGATCTGGACAGCACGACCTCTTCGGCACGTTCGCGGCTGAACCTGGCCAACATCCTGGATCGCGCGAGCCAGGAGGGGATCCGTTGCCTGGTGGTCGGTCCCCCACCGGGCCTGGACCCGGAGCGCAACCAGCGGCTGGCCGAACTCAACACCGCCTATCAGGACGTGGCCTCACGCCGATCCCACGTCTATGTCGACACCCTCACCCCGCTGGTTCAGCACGAGCAGTGGCGCCATGATCTCGCCGCCAACGACGGGGTCCCGGGCCAGGCCGGCTATGGGCTCATCGCCTGGCTGGTGCTGCACCGTGGCTGGTATCAGTGGCTGGGTCTCCGCGAGCCTGCGGCCTGA
- a CDS encoding sigma-70 family RNA polymerase sigma factor, with product MEDRDENVNVAEETDAQRRVRFESDALQYVDQLYSAAMRMTRNPQDAEDLVQEAYTKAYSAFHQYKPGTNLKAWLYRILTNTYINIYRKKQRQPQQANTDTVEDWQMAQAAEHTSTGLRSAEAEALDHLPDSDVKDALQQIPEEFRLAVYFSDVEGFAYKEIAEILNIPIGTVMSRLHRGRKLLRELLTDYARERGFKKQEARK from the coding sequence ATGGAAGACCGTGACGAGAACGTGAATGTGGCCGAGGAGACCGATGCCCAGCGTCGTGTGCGCTTCGAGTCCGATGCACTGCAGTATGTCGACCAGCTCTACTCTGCGGCCATGCGCATGACGCGCAATCCGCAGGACGCTGAAGACTTGGTGCAGGAGGCCTACACCAAGGCCTATTCGGCCTTCCACCAGTACAAGCCCGGGACGAATCTCAAGGCGTGGCTGTACCGGATCCTCACCAACACCTACATCAACATCTACCGGAAGAAGCAGCGCCAGCCCCAGCAGGCCAACACGGACACCGTGGAGGACTGGCAGATGGCGCAGGCCGCCGAACACACGTCCACCGGGCTGCGTTCGGCCGAGGCCGAGGCGCTGGACCACCTTCCGGATTCGGACGTCAAGGACGCCCTGCAGCAGATCCCCGAGGAGTTCCGCCTCGCGGTGTACTTCTCCGATGTCGAGGGTTTCGCCTACAAGGAGATCGCCGAGATCCTGAACATCCCCATCGGTACGGTCATGTCCCGACTGCATCGTGGCCGCAAGCTGCTGCGCGAACTGTTGACCGACTATGCCCGCGAACGAGGCTTCAAGAAGCAGGAGGCTCGAAAATGA
- the rsrA gene encoding mycothiol system anti-sigma-R factor encodes MSEDRTTEECLGGDCREAEERMERIYEYLDGALSRDDLEEVRTHLHDCPDCASDYDLECIIRSVIRRSCAERAPDTLKVTIMERISEIRIEAGHESRR; translated from the coding sequence ATGAGCGAAGACCGCACCACGGAGGAATGCCTCGGCGGGGACTGTCGGGAGGCCGAGGAGCGGATGGAGCGCATCTACGAGTACCTCGACGGCGCGCTGAGCAGAGACGACCTCGAAGAGGTCCGCACCCACCTGCATGACTGCCCGGACTGTGCCTCAGACTACGACCTGGAATGCATCATCCGGTCCGTGATCCGTCGGTCCTGCGCGGAGCGTGCTCCAGACACCCTGAAGGTGACGATCATGGAGCGGATCAGCGAGATCCGCATCGAGGCCGGGCACGAGAGTCGCCGCTGA
- a CDS encoding 50S ribosomal protein bL37 — protein MSKRGRKRKDRRKKSANHGKRPNC, from the coding sequence ATGAGCAAGCGTGGACGCAAGCGCAAGGACCGCCGCAAGAAGAGCGCCAACCACGGCAAGCGGCCCAACTGCTGA
- the rsgA gene encoding ribosome small subunit-dependent GTPase A codes for MSRHWSSRREWDESDIRFRPNKRGSRPRTKDTPEHPDAELGRVVTVDRGRYTVRMHQGEDASSSGAESRAPLEERVVLGVRAKALRRTPVVPGDVVALVGDTSGEEGTLARLVRIEERSTLLRRSADDTDDAERVVVANADQLLIVVAAADPAPRTGFIDRALVAAYHADIDPILLVTKADLAEDPEDPAGLISHYAELSLATVVSGHAEEDGQLEAGVPAPGLDPAAVTRLRGLLCGHVTAMIGHSGVGKSTMVNALTGADRAIGGVNAVTGRGRHTSSSAVALNLEPSSEPGSPLDEAAARDSWIIDTPGVRSFGLAHVDPDDVLAAFGDLVEGSTGCEPGCAHAAPEGGCALDSWVEDGHAGEHGPSRLASLRGLLSSLTGSAEEQDEKRLGLSP; via the coding sequence ATGAGCCGCCACTGGTCCTCACGCCGGGAATGGGACGAGTCCGACATCCGATTCCGGCCGAACAAGCGCGGCTCCCGCCCGCGCACCAAGGACACCCCCGAGCATCCCGACGCCGAGCTCGGCCGCGTGGTCACCGTGGACCGCGGACGCTACACGGTGCGCATGCACCAGGGAGAGGACGCCTCCTCCTCCGGCGCCGAGAGCCGGGCCCCGCTCGAGGAACGGGTGGTGCTGGGCGTGCGCGCGAAGGCGCTGCGCCGCACTCCGGTGGTCCCCGGCGACGTCGTGGCCCTGGTGGGCGACACCTCCGGCGAGGAGGGGACGCTGGCCCGTCTGGTGCGCATCGAGGAGCGCTCGACGCTGCTGCGCCGCAGCGCCGACGACACCGATGATGCCGAGCGAGTCGTGGTGGCCAACGCCGACCAGCTGCTCATCGTGGTCGCCGCGGCCGACCCGGCGCCGCGGACCGGCTTCATCGACCGCGCCCTGGTGGCCGCCTATCACGCCGACATCGACCCGATCCTGCTGGTCACCAAAGCGGATCTCGCCGAGGACCCCGAGGATCCGGCCGGGCTGATCAGCCACTATGCCGAACTCAGTCTGGCCACGGTGGTCTCCGGGCACGCCGAGGAGGACGGCCAGCTCGAGGCGGGCGTCCCCGCGCCGGGGCTGGACCCTGCGGCCGTCACCCGACTGCGCGGCCTGCTCTGCGGCCACGTCACGGCGATGATCGGGCACTCCGGCGTCGGCAAGTCCACGATGGTCAATGCGCTGACCGGCGCGGATCGGGCCATCGGAGGCGTCAACGCGGTGACCGGACGGGGTCGCCACACCTCCTCCTCCGCCGTGGCGCTGAACCTCGAACCGTCCTCGGAGCCGGGATCCCCGCTGGACGAGGCCGCCGCCCGGGACTCCTGGATCATCGACACGCCCGGGGTTCGATCCTTCGGGCTGGCCCATGTGGACCCCGATGACGTGCTGGCGGCCTTCGGGGACCTGGTGGAGGGCTCGACCGGCTGCGAGCCGGGCTGTGCCCATGCCGCACCCGAGGGCGGCTGCGCCCTGGACAGCTGGGTGGAGGACGGACACGCCGGCGAGCACGGTCCGAGCAGGCTGGCCTCGCTGCGCGGGCTGCTGTCCTCACTGACCGGTTCAGCTGAGGAGCAGGACGAGAAACGACTAGGGTTGTCCCCATGA
- a CDS encoding multifunctional oxoglutarate decarboxylase/oxoglutarate dehydrogenase thiamine pyrophosphate-binding subunit/dihydrolipoyllysine-residue succinyltransferase subunit gives MPELTSSRLAEEFPGNEWLVADIYDKYKADPESVDRKWADIFRRLEDESPARASETRAGNGAAQQSSSTSSSPTTRSAAKNSGTAAESRPTAANQKSPRSESTPSTAKPAEPDHQQKPSGEKTTTGSRPVAPKQPTTKKSKDSGTTPIPSEPSPGRGDDAPKEKKQDEVTVLKGMSKAIAANMDASLSVPTATTVRAVPAKLLIDNRVVINNHLKRTRGGKVSFTHLIGYAMMKALRANPSMNVTYDVKDGKPAAVQPAHVNFGLAIDMPRPDGTRALVVPNIKAAEDMSFTEFWAAYDDVVKRARDNKLTPDDYAGTTVSLTNPGGIGTVHSVPRLSKGQACIVGVGALEYPAEFQGASEKTLNKLAVSKVITLTSTYDHRVIQGAGSGEFLKTIHQMLLGENGFYDEIFEALRIPYRPVRWSADIQVNPEDQINKVARIQQLIHAYRVRGHLMASVDPLEYRMREHPDLEIESHGLTLWDLDRDWPTGGFGGKQMLPLRNILGVLRDTYCRNTGIEYMHIQSPEERHWFQDEIEHPYEKPSRDEQFRILGRLNSAEAFETFLQTKFVGQKRFSLEGGESLIPLLDVILSEAADEGLGEVAIGMAHRGRLNVLANIAGKTYAQIFREFEGREAGIGSGDVKYHLGTRGSFTSDRGNSTSVYLAANPSHLEAVDPVLEGIVRAMQDRLDQGPDGVNAFSVLPLLVHGDAAFAGQGVVAETLNLSQLRGYRTGGTVHVVVNNQVGFTTAPQWGRSMTYCTDMAKAIQAPIFHVNGDDPESVARVASLAFQYRQRFNKDVIIDLVCYRRRGHNEGDDPSMTQPKMYNLIEAKRSTRRLYTENLVGRGDITQDEADQALQDYRQRLERVFTETHAAQTQPVSTISSTGGDEDAVAPTASELEEDVPVRGATDTAISEESLAHIGEVHTNIPDTFTPHPKLKSLLEKRAKMAREGGIDWGFAEIAAFGSLLMEGIEVRLAGQDSRRGTFVQRHAVFHDRANGDEWYPLKNLTEDQARFFIYDSLLSEYAALGFEYGYSVENPQALVLWEAQFGDFVNGAQTVIDEFIATAEQKWGQRSSVTMLLPHGYEGQGPDHSSGRPERFLQLCAEDNMTVVMPSTGANYFHLLRRQAVARPRRPLIVFSPKQLLRLKAAANSVEDFTSKTFQEVIGDETVDRSKVRRVLITSGRLYYDLVATRTKLEDETTAIVRLEQLYPMPVDQLREELASYPSATDFIYTQDEPANQGPWPFLGLNLQPLLDQDLQLVSRRESAATSVGQARRHAKELDKLLSQAFSHVDG, from the coding sequence GTGCCAGAGCTAACGTCCAGCCGTCTCGCGGAGGAGTTCCCCGGAAACGAATGGTTGGTCGCCGACATATACGACAAGTACAAGGCGGACCCCGAATCGGTGGACCGCAAGTGGGCCGACATCTTCCGCAGGCTCGAGGATGAGTCTCCGGCCCGCGCCTCCGAGACGCGGGCCGGCAACGGCGCCGCCCAGCAGTCCTCGTCGACCTCTTCCTCCCCGACCACCCGTTCTGCGGCGAAGAACTCCGGCACCGCCGCCGAGAGCCGCCCCACCGCAGCGAACCAGAAGAGCCCCCGCAGCGAGAGCACCCCCAGCACGGCCAAGCCCGCCGAGCCGGACCATCAGCAGAAGCCCTCCGGGGAGAAGACCACCACCGGCAGCCGCCCGGTGGCCCCGAAGCAGCCCACCACGAAGAAGTCCAAGGACTCCGGGACCACACCGATCCCCTCGGAGCCGTCCCCGGGCCGCGGTGACGACGCCCCGAAGGAGAAGAAGCAGGACGAGGTCACGGTCCTGAAGGGCATGTCCAAGGCCATCGCCGCCAACATGGACGCCTCGCTCTCCGTCCCCACCGCCACCACGGTCCGGGCGGTGCCGGCGAAGCTGCTGATCGACAACCGGGTGGTCATCAACAACCACCTCAAGCGCACCCGCGGCGGCAAGGTCTCCTTCACCCACCTCATCGGCTACGCCATGATGAAGGCGTTGCGCGCGAACCCATCGATGAACGTCACCTATGACGTCAAGGACGGGAAGCCCGCGGCCGTGCAGCCCGCCCATGTGAACTTCGGCCTGGCGATCGACATGCCGCGCCCGGACGGCACACGTGCCCTGGTGGTGCCGAACATCAAGGCTGCCGAGGACATGAGCTTCACCGAGTTCTGGGCCGCCTACGACGACGTCGTCAAACGTGCCCGGGACAACAAGCTCACTCCGGACGACTACGCCGGCACGACCGTCTCGCTGACCAACCCCGGCGGCATCGGCACCGTGCACTCGGTCCCGAGGCTCTCCAAGGGCCAGGCCTGCATCGTGGGCGTCGGGGCCCTGGAGTACCCCGCAGAGTTCCAGGGCGCCTCGGAGAAGACGTTGAACAAGCTGGCCGTCTCCAAGGTCATCACCTTGACCTCGACCTATGACCACCGGGTCATCCAGGGCGCCGGCTCGGGCGAGTTCCTGAAGACCATCCACCAGATGCTGCTGGGCGAGAACGGCTTCTACGACGAGATCTTCGAGGCGCTGCGCATCCCGTACCGTCCGGTGCGCTGGTCGGCCGACATCCAGGTCAACCCCGAGGACCAGATCAACAAGGTCGCCCGGATCCAGCAGCTCATCCACGCCTACCGAGTGCGTGGTCACCTGATGGCCTCGGTGGACCCGCTGGAGTACCGGATGCGCGAGCACCCGGACCTGGAGATCGAGTCCCACGGCCTGACCCTGTGGGACCTGGACCGGGACTGGCCCACCGGCGGCTTCGGCGGCAAGCAGATGCTGCCGCTGCGCAACATCCTGGGGGTGCTGCGTGACACGTACTGCCGCAACACCGGCATCGAGTACATGCACATCCAGTCGCCCGAGGAGCGCCACTGGTTCCAGGACGAGATCGAGCACCCCTACGAGAAGCCCTCGCGTGACGAGCAGTTCCGCATCCTGGGCCGGCTCAACTCCGCCGAAGCCTTCGAGACGTTCCTGCAGACCAAATTCGTCGGGCAGAAGCGCTTCTCCCTGGAGGGCGGCGAGTCGCTGATCCCGCTCCTGGACGTGATCCTCTCCGAGGCCGCGGACGAGGGCCTCGGAGAGGTCGCCATCGGCATGGCCCACCGTGGGCGGCTGAACGTGCTGGCCAACATCGCCGGCAAGACCTACGCGCAGATCTTCCGCGAGTTCGAAGGTCGCGAGGCCGGCATCGGGTCCGGGGACGTGAAGTACCACCTGGGCACGCGCGGGTCCTTCACCTCCGACCGGGGAAACTCCACCAGCGTCTATCTGGCCGCGAACCCCTCGCACCTGGAGGCGGTCGACCCGGTGCTGGAGGGCATCGTGCGCGCCATGCAGGACAGGCTGGACCAGGGCCCCGACGGGGTGAACGCCTTCTCCGTGCTGCCGCTGCTGGTGCACGGCGACGCAGCCTTCGCCGGCCAGGGTGTGGTCGCCGAGACGCTGAACCTCTCCCAGCTGCGCGGATATCGCACCGGCGGCACCGTGCACGTGGTGGTCAACAACCAGGTCGGCTTCACCACCGCTCCGCAGTGGGGCCGTTCGATGACATACTGCACCGACATGGCGAAGGCCATCCAGGCGCCCATCTTCCACGTCAACGGGGATGACCCGGAGTCGGTGGCCCGGGTGGCGTCGCTGGCCTTCCAGTACCGCCAGCGGTTCAACAAGGACGTCATCATCGACCTCGTGTGCTACCGCCGTCGCGGCCACAACGAGGGCGACGACCCGTCGATGACCCAGCCGAAGATGTACAACCTCATCGAGGCCAAGCGCTCGACACGACGGCTCTACACCGAGAACCTGGTCGGACGCGGTGACATCACCCAGGACGAGGCTGACCAGGCCCTCCAGGACTATCGGCAGCGCCTGGAGCGGGTCTTCACCGAGACGCACGCGGCCCAGACGCAGCCGGTCTCGACGATCTCCAGCACCGGAGGCGACGAAGACGCCGTCGCCCCGACCGCCTCTGAGCTGGAGGAGGACGTGCCCGTCCGGGGCGCCACCGACACGGCGATCTCTGAGGAGTCCCTGGCCCACATCGGCGAGGTGCACACCAACATCCCCGACACGTTCACGCCCCACCCCAAACTGAAGTCGCTGCTGGAGAAGCGTGCCAAGATGGCCCGCGAGGGCGGCATCGACTGGGGCTTCGCGGAGATCGCAGCCTTCGGCTCGCTGCTCATGGAGGGCATCGAGGTCCGCCTGGCCGGCCAGGACTCCCGACGCGGCACCTTCGTCCAGCGCCACGCGGTCTTCCACGACCGGGCCAACGGCGATGAGTGGTATCCGCTGAAGAACCTCACCGAGGACCAGGCACGGTTCTTCATCTATGACTCGCTCCTCTCCGAATACGCCGCGCTCGGCTTCGAGTACGGCTACTCGGTGGAGAACCCTCAGGCCTTGGTGCTCTGGGAGGCGCAGTTCGGCGACTTCGTCAACGGGGCACAGACCGTGATCGACGAGTTCATCGCCACCGCGGAGCAGAAGTGGGGCCAGCGATCGTCAGTCACGATGCTGCTCCCGCATGGTTATGAGGGCCAGGGCCCGGACCACTCGTCAGGTCGCCCGGAGCGGTTCCTGCAGCTCTGCGCGGAGGACAACATGACCGTGGTCATGCCCTCCACTGGTGCGAACTACTTCCACCTGCTGCGCCGCCAGGCCGTCGCCCGACCGCGCCGCCCGCTGATCGTCTTCTCTCCGAAGCAGCTGCTGCGCCTGAAGGCCGCGGCCAACTCGGTGGAGGACTTCACGTCCAAGACCTTCCAGGAGGTCATCGGTGACGAGACGGTCGACCGTTCGAAGGTCCGGCGGGTCCTGATCACCTCGGGCCGGCTGTACTACGACCTGGTGGCGACACGCACCAAGCTCGAGGATGAGACCACCGCGATCGTGCGTCTGGAGCAGCTCTACCCGATGCCGGTCGACCAGCTGCGCGAAGAGCTGGCCAGCTACCCGTCGGCGACGGATTTCATCTATACGCAGGACGAGCCGGCGAACCAGGGCCCGTGGCCGTTCCTGGGGCTGAACCTCCAGCCGCTGCTGGATCAGGACCTGCAGCTCGTCTCACGCCGGGAGTCGGCCGCCACCTCGGTCGGCCAGGCCCGCCGCCACGCCAAGGAGCTCGACAAGCTCCTCTCCCAGGCGTTCTCGCACGTGGACGGATGA
- a CDS encoding DoxX family protein — translation MSLIRKVARPLLGAGFIADGIDRLRNTEEAAEKLEPTLEELSSLIPQAEIVTADPRRTAQVLGGVEVVAGVALAIGRFPRLAAFTLVGVHKVNSYVELRSAGLESVEDLTSQRDTLLKNLAILGGLGLAVADLDGKPSLGWRAEHLATRSRKKGAQFRDKTYQWAEDFGDDAVKTAKALERDAAKSFKRAEKEAVKAISAAAKEGKKKAEDAF, via the coding sequence ATGTCCCTGATCCGCAAAGTCGCCCGCCCGCTGCTCGGCGCCGGCTTCATCGCCGACGGCATCGACCGCCTCCGCAACACGGAGGAGGCCGCCGAGAAGCTGGAGCCCACCCTGGAGGAGCTGAGCTCGCTGATCCCCCAGGCGGAGATCGTGACCGCCGACCCACGTCGCACCGCTCAGGTGCTGGGCGGCGTCGAGGTCGTCGCCGGTGTCGCCCTGGCCATCGGCCGGTTCCCGCGGTTGGCCGCCTTCACCCTGGTCGGGGTGCACAAGGTCAACAGCTATGTGGAGCTTCGCAGCGCGGGCCTGGAGTCCGTGGAGGACCTGACCTCTCAGCGCGACACGCTGCTGAAGAACCTGGCCATCCTGGGCGGGCTCGGCCTGGCCGTCGCGGACCTCGACGGCAAGCCCTCGCTGGGCTGGCGCGCCGAGCACCTGGCCACACGGTCCCGGAAGAAGGGGGCGCAGTTCCGGGACAAGACGTACCAGTGGGCCGAGGACTTCGGGGACGACGCCGTCAAGACCGCCAAGGCCCTGGAGCGTGACGCCGCCAAGAGCTTCAAGCGTGCTGAGAAGGAGGCCGTCAAGGCCATCTCCGCAGCCGCGAAGGAGGGGAAGAAGAAGGCGGAGGACGCGTTCTGA